From a single Planococcus shenhongbingii genomic region:
- a CDS encoding aldehyde dehydrogenase family protein, translated as MAQTETIAAKKQLFINGEWVGTETYKPLYSPYSNEEIAQVPSATAEDVDKAINAAFKATDIMAEMAAHERAAILENVARIFEERADEAAAIIASEAAKPIKTAQAEVSRTIATYKFAAEEAKRIHGETIPMDAAPGGENRIAYTVREPLGVIGAITPFNFPMNLVAHKVGPAIASGNTVVLKPAGQTPLSSLFLAEVFQEAGLPAGALNVVTGSGAVIGEVLVKDDRVKKISFTGSPAVGIGIRNKAGLKRVTLELGSNAAVIIDRGIDLDKIIARCVAGAFAFQGQVCISLQRAYVHEDLYEEFVEKMVAATNKLKLGDPQDPSTDVSALISPKDVERALAWVEEAKQGGANIAAGGVAEGNMLRPTILTGVDAELKVSCQEVFAPIIVINKVASVQEAIDQVNNSRYGLQAGIYTENIHTALMATKKLHVGGVMVNDIPTFRVDHMPYGGVKESGVGREGVKYAIEEMTELKLVVFNQNY; from the coding sequence ATGGCACAGACAGAAACGATTGCAGCGAAAAAACAATTATTCATCAACGGGGAATGGGTTGGGACGGAAACGTATAAACCTCTTTATTCACCTTATAGCAATGAAGAAATTGCTCAGGTTCCTTCTGCGACTGCAGAAGACGTGGACAAGGCAATCAATGCAGCATTTAAGGCAACGGACATCATGGCTGAAATGGCTGCGCATGAACGCGCCGCAATTTTAGAGAACGTAGCAAGAATCTTTGAGGAACGTGCAGATGAAGCGGCCGCCATTATTGCCAGTGAAGCAGCCAAGCCAATCAAAACAGCACAGGCAGAAGTGAGCCGGACGATTGCCACTTATAAATTTGCAGCCGAAGAAGCAAAACGCATTCACGGCGAGACCATTCCGATGGATGCGGCTCCAGGAGGGGAAAACCGGATCGCGTATACGGTCCGTGAACCTCTCGGAGTGATTGGGGCGATTACACCTTTCAACTTTCCGATGAACTTGGTAGCCCATAAAGTGGGTCCAGCAATCGCTTCTGGAAACACAGTTGTCCTAAAGCCGGCGGGCCAAACTCCTTTGTCGTCCTTGTTTTTAGCAGAGGTGTTCCAGGAAGCCGGTTTGCCAGCAGGTGCATTGAATGTCGTTACAGGCAGTGGGGCAGTTATCGGCGAAGTGCTCGTCAAAGATGACCGAGTGAAGAAAATTTCATTTACCGGAAGTCCGGCAGTCGGCATCGGCATTCGCAATAAAGCCGGATTAAAGCGGGTAACGCTGGAACTGGGTTCCAATGCGGCTGTCATCATTGACCGGGGAATCGACCTGGATAAAATTATTGCCCGCTGTGTGGCCGGAGCTTTTGCGTTTCAGGGCCAAGTTTGCATTTCACTGCAGCGCGCTTATGTCCACGAAGACTTGTATGAAGAATTCGTCGAAAAAATGGTCGCAGCCACGAATAAGCTGAAACTCGGTGATCCACAAGATCCATCAACAGATGTCTCTGCATTGATCAGCCCGAAAGATGTAGAACGTGCGCTTGCATGGGTTGAAGAAGCGAAACAAGGCGGAGCGAACATAGCGGCAGGCGGCGTGGCAGAAGGAAACATGCTGCGTCCAACCATTCTAACCGGTGTCGATGCCGAACTGAAAGTTTCCTGCCAGGAAGTGTTTGCGCCGATTATTGTCATCAACAAAGTCGCGTCCGTGCAAGAAGCGATCGACCAAGTCAACAATTCCCGCTACGGCTTACAGGCAGGGATTTACACTGAAAACATCCATACGGCGTTAATGGCGACGAAAAAGCTGCATGTCGGCGGCGTAATGGTGAATGATATTCCGACGTTCCGTGTCGATCACATGCCTTACGGCGGGGTGAAAGAAAGCGGAGTTGGGCGTGAAGGCGTTAAATACGCTATTGAAGAAATGACCGAACTTAAGCTTGTCGTGTTCAATCAAAATTATTAA
- the ald gene encoding alanine dehydrogenase produces MIIGVPKEIKNNENRVGITPAGVTAFKKNGHEIWIQTTAGSGSGFTDEEYQNAGAKIVGTAEEAWSAEMVIKVKEPVAEEYQYFREGQILYTYLHLAPEPELTKALIDNKVTAIAYETIQLDSGALPLLTPMSEVAGRMSVQIGAQFLENPKGGRGVLLGGVPGVAPGNVVIIGGGIVGTNAAKMAVGLGANVTILDVNIDRLRQLDDQFGGRLKTLASNPFNIANAVKEADLLVGAVLIPGSRAPMLVSEEMVKTMQPGAVIVDVAIDQGGSIETVDHITTHSDPTYIKHGVVHYSVANMPGAVARTSTMALTNVTIPYGVQIANKGYKQAALANKALAKGINVVDGKVTYKAVAEAHGYQYVAIEENLNEAVAAL; encoded by the coding sequence ATGATAATTGGAGTGCCAAAAGAAATTAAAAACAACGAAAACCGTGTGGGAATAACACCAGCAGGCGTAACCGCTTTTAAAAAGAACGGCCATGAAATCTGGATCCAAACAACCGCAGGATCAGGAAGCGGTTTTACGGATGAAGAATATCAAAACGCAGGGGCAAAAATTGTTGGAACAGCAGAAGAGGCATGGTCAGCTGAAATGGTAATCAAAGTAAAAGAACCGGTAGCTGAGGAGTATCAGTATTTCCGTGAAGGCCAGATTCTTTATACGTACTTGCACTTGGCTCCGGAACCGGAACTGACTAAAGCGTTGATCGACAACAAAGTGACGGCTATTGCTTATGAGACGATCCAACTTGACAGTGGAGCGCTTCCGCTTCTAACACCAATGAGCGAAGTGGCCGGGCGGATGTCTGTTCAAATCGGCGCACAATTCCTTGAGAATCCAAAAGGGGGCAGAGGCGTCCTTTTAGGCGGAGTTCCCGGCGTAGCGCCAGGTAATGTAGTCATCATCGGCGGCGGCATCGTTGGAACCAATGCTGCGAAAATGGCTGTCGGCTTAGGAGCGAATGTGACAATTCTTGATGTCAATATTGACCGGCTCCGTCAGCTGGATGACCAGTTCGGCGGAAGATTGAAGACTTTGGCTTCCAACCCTTTCAATATTGCCAATGCTGTAAAAGAAGCTGACTTGCTTGTCGGCGCAGTGTTGATCCCGGGTTCTCGGGCGCCAATGCTCGTATCGGAAGAAATGGTGAAAACCATGCAGCCAGGAGCCGTTATTGTGGACGTGGCAATTGATCAAGGCGGTTCGATTGAAACGGTTGACCATATTACGACGCACAGCGATCCAACATACATCAAACATGGCGTTGTCCATTATTCCGTAGCGAATATGCCAGGAGCGGTAGCGCGTACATCAACAATGGCGTTGACGAATGTCACTATTCCATACGGCGTGCAGATTGCCAATAAAGGCTATAAACAAGCTGCATTAGCGAACAAAGCACTTGCCAAAGGCATCAACGTTGTCGATGGGAAAGTCACTTATAAAGCGGTAGCTGAAGCGCATGGCTATCAATATGTAGCAATTGAAGAAAACCTGAACGAAGCGGTAGCTGCACTTTAA
- the rpoN gene encoding RNA polymerase factor sigma-54: MQLEVNIKQSLALKMTQEMQQSLQVLQMSAVELQASLAEKVSENPLLNIEYQDHQVDFKKIEKMALLKNHSGSATSVKHISEDYLHTKRPVSQDVEDIEKYLVEQIPSNVDLSDIEKRVLLFYINNLDESGYLDVALDTAADKFGVEIESAEKVLRILHTFEPAGIGARSLKECLLIQMVETYSETCLPYRIVAHHLDDLAQGALKKIAVLCKVPKAEVQAAVDFIRTLKPKPLQEVASSAVEYVIPDIIVDEVGGEWVVSVNRKHIPTISINEYYAHMMKECDDETKKYLKTNLKDASILIQGLEQRDQTLYRLARLLVEVQTSFFEKGLAALKPMRLKDVAELLEVHESTISRAVNSKYIQTPFGVFKLQTLFAKGFLNTEGQTESTSHIKARIKEIIESEDSRKPYSDQKLAAILKEENVHISRRTVAKYREELLISNSAKRVPYS; the protein is encoded by the coding sequence ATGCAGCTAGAAGTTAATATCAAACAGAGTTTAGCATTAAAAATGACGCAGGAAATGCAACAATCGCTGCAGGTTCTCCAAATGTCGGCAGTGGAACTGCAAGCAAGTTTAGCAGAGAAAGTGTCGGAAAATCCTTTATTGAATATTGAATACCAAGATCATCAAGTGGACTTTAAAAAAATAGAGAAGATGGCTCTTTTGAAGAATCATTCGGGTTCAGCCACTTCGGTTAAACATATAAGCGAGGATTATTTACATACCAAAAGACCGGTAAGCCAGGATGTTGAGGATATAGAAAAGTACTTGGTGGAACAAATTCCGTCTAATGTCGATTTGAGTGATATCGAAAAAAGAGTCCTTCTTTTCTATATTAATAACTTAGATGAGTCGGGATATTTGGATGTTGCCTTGGACACTGCGGCTGACAAGTTTGGTGTGGAAATCGAGTCAGCGGAAAAAGTCCTGCGGATTCTTCATACCTTTGAACCGGCTGGCATTGGCGCAAGAAGCTTGAAGGAATGTCTGTTGATCCAAATGGTAGAAACCTACTCCGAAACTTGTTTGCCTTATCGAATTGTTGCCCATCATCTTGATGATTTGGCGCAAGGTGCCTTGAAAAAAATTGCAGTTTTATGCAAAGTGCCTAAAGCGGAAGTACAAGCTGCTGTTGATTTCATCAGAACGCTCAAACCAAAGCCGCTGCAGGAAGTGGCTTCAAGCGCGGTGGAGTATGTCATCCCGGATATCATTGTGGATGAAGTGGGGGGCGAATGGGTGGTAAGCGTTAATAGAAAGCATATACCAACAATATCGATCAATGAATATTACGCGCACATGATGAAAGAATGCGATGATGAGACAAAAAAGTATTTAAAAACGAATTTAAAAGATGCTAGCATCTTGATCCAAGGTTTGGAACAAAGAGATCAAACACTTTATCGGCTGGCGAGACTGCTTGTAGAAGTGCAGACAAGTTTTTTCGAAAAAGGGCTAGCGGCTTTAAAACCTATGCGTTTAAAAGATGTTGCGGAACTGTTGGAAGTCCATGAATCCACGATTAGCCGAGCGGTCAACAGCAAATACATCCAAACACCTTTTGGAGTTTTTAAGCTGCAAACGCTTTTCGCCAAAGGTTTCCTGAATACGGAGGGCCAAACAGAGTCCACTTCCCATATTAAAGCAAGGATTAAAGAAATTATTGAGTCGGAAGATAGCAGGAAACCATATTCCGACCAAAAATTGGCCGCTATATTGAAAGAGGAGAATGTCCATATTTCCCGAAGAACAGTGGCGAAATACAGAGAAGAACTGTTGATCAGCAATTCAGCGAAGAGGGTACCCTACAGTTAA
- a CDS encoding sigma 54-interacting transcriptional regulator translates to MEWKSVLLQIYDYLIVATKDGHICSADGEGAAFPDNISAYKTINELEIKLFTEGVYSQIEAGLEKQVFRQTTWIGLDVLTTVFKDQNHFYFAYTHLVPSYIEKEKTESIDFKSSSFIVNSQAMQEVASKLQKVAAVGVTVLLLGESGVGKEMAAKTIHRIGNRADKPFVSINCGAIPENLLESELFGFVDGAFTGAKRGGVEGKFRQAHTGILFLDEVGELSLSLQVKILRALEERVITPIGSSQSYPVDIQVVAATNRPLEEAVAKGEFREDLYYRLNVVPVMIPPLRDRVEEIPSLIQHFIQKFNARYHKEISFSPDALDYLCLQPWPGNIRELENMVDRLIVLSNDSVITSSLIEQIIPPKFPSRVTSPMISQLMPLQEAVEMVEEELITMAMDQYKSVKLASNILGISQPTMSRKYKKIREMQNNGVGQLSKRRILEEQLNKHLRSITVVTAVTISPEEVRNAMKDTANAALQAPLSQKFTAIHQQEGGIKWVYVFQMQPDGKVLHVAASNDFVIEPGEEYIGPPEMMKVIYEAFKGKSGVTPLYEDEYGVWKSSAAPLYDEFGQIIAIIGFDYSEEYVNSELQRLSKQLNITL, encoded by the coding sequence ATGGAATGGAAATCTGTCTTACTTCAAATTTATGATTACTTGATTGTGGCCACCAAGGACGGCCATATTTGCTCAGCAGACGGGGAAGGCGCTGCCTTTCCGGATAATATTTCTGCATATAAAACAATAAATGAACTGGAAATCAAATTATTCACGGAAGGGGTTTATTCCCAAATAGAAGCAGGTTTAGAAAAACAGGTTTTCCGGCAAACCACCTGGATCGGGCTCGATGTCCTGACCACGGTCTTTAAGGATCAAAATCATTTCTACTTTGCTTATACACATCTGGTCCCTTCCTATATAGAGAAAGAAAAAACCGAATCGATTGATTTCAAATCTTCGTCTTTTATCGTGAACAGCCAAGCAATGCAGGAAGTCGCTTCTAAACTGCAGAAAGTTGCTGCAGTCGGAGTAACCGTCCTCTTGCTCGGGGAATCGGGGGTCGGAAAAGAAATGGCGGCAAAAACGATCCACCGAATAGGCAATCGCGCCGATAAACCATTTGTTTCCATAAACTGCGGAGCAATTCCTGAGAACTTACTGGAAAGTGAATTATTCGGGTTTGTAGATGGGGCTTTTACGGGAGCTAAAAGAGGCGGTGTCGAAGGGAAATTCCGCCAAGCGCATACTGGAATTCTGTTTTTGGATGAAGTCGGTGAATTATCGCTGTCACTGCAAGTGAAAATTTTACGGGCACTTGAAGAACGGGTCATTACGCCTATCGGCAGCAGTCAATCGTATCCAGTAGATATCCAAGTCGTTGCGGCCACCAACAGACCCCTTGAAGAAGCAGTGGCAAAAGGAGAATTCCGGGAAGATTTATATTACCGATTAAATGTAGTACCGGTAATGATTCCCCCTTTGCGGGACCGAGTGGAAGAAATCCCTTCCCTGATCCAGCATTTCATCCAGAAATTTAACGCACGTTACCATAAAGAAATCAGTTTTTCTCCAGATGCACTTGATTATTTATGTTTGCAGCCATGGCCTGGCAATATTCGAGAGCTGGAAAACATGGTGGACCGTCTGATTGTCCTCTCCAATGACTCCGTTATTACGAGCTCATTGATTGAACAAATCATTCCTCCGAAATTTCCATCCCGGGTCACCAGCCCTATGATTAGCCAATTGATGCCGCTCCAAGAAGCTGTGGAAATGGTGGAAGAAGAGCTGATTACAATGGCGATGGATCAATACAAGTCGGTCAAATTGGCTTCGAATATCCTGGGCATCAGCCAGCCCACCATGAGCCGGAAATACAAAAAAATCAGGGAAATGCAAAATAACGGAGTCGGCCAGCTCAGTAAGCGGAGAATTTTGGAAGAGCAGTTAAACAAACATTTGCGTTCTATCACCGTTGTCACAGCCGTGACCATTTCTCCCGAAGAAGTGCGAAATGCGATGAAAGATACAGCGAACGCAGCACTCCAAGCACCTCTTTCCCAGAAATTCACGGCAATCCATCAGCAAGAAGGCGGAATCAAATGGGTATATGTATTCCAGATGCAGCCGGATGGAAAAGTGCTCCATGTGGCAGCATCTAATGATTTTGTCATTGAACCCGGCGAAGAATATATCGGACCGCCTGAAATGATGAAAGTAATTTATGAGGCCTTTAAAGGTAAAAGCGGAGTCACGCCTTTATATGAAGATGAATACGGGGTATGGAAGAGCAGCGCCGCTCCACTTTACGATGAATTTGGCCAAATCATAGCAATAATCGGATTCGATTACAGTGAAGAATACGTCAACAGCGAATTGCAGCGGCTCAGCAAGCAGTTGAATATCACTCTATAA
- a CDS encoding purine-cytosine permease family protein: MPKQTSAVTNDVAFGFLPTDKKGRIFNFGDLLLVQVVIGLSAFGLLTGAYTGTMLGSSESLAATLFGNAFPMFLIAPIILFFARYGIDTFVGFRSSLGYKGAYGFFFIFLVLTLGYIAIALFMAGEALVEVAVWLGMPSFFASPGTGTPFFAIFLFAVTFMITVRGPAAIRRFNLFAVPAFIIFLVGLVAIILFGQHIPALNSLLPTEPFETNSRSLAIALEINIGLGFSWLPYLGQYSRLAKNEKHAFKAGFYSFGVIVSLASIVAAFSTLIAGSLAPASWMMPIAGPYAGFIGLVMLTVANVGAAIFLMYSQAVSFKALFPKKTWLFSMATTIPAVFLLLSATFYNAFGSFIAVISFIMASLGGIIIADYFFVKKQKISLRHLYDTEGAYTYWKGVNPSALVAIAVSVLVYWGLYNPLTFNSSSLFLYMSAGIPTYFAALISYYVSAKYIFKYEVDQVNSTIVVNTKETASTLISKGEI, from the coding sequence ATGCCAAAACAAACATCGGCTGTAACAAATGACGTGGCTTTCGGATTTTTGCCCACAGATAAAAAAGGGCGCATTTTCAATTTCGGGGATTTACTGCTTGTCCAAGTTGTCATTGGTTTATCAGCTTTCGGTCTCTTGACCGGCGCTTATACAGGAACCATGTTGGGGTCATCCGAATCCTTGGCAGCCACGCTCTTTGGAAATGCCTTTCCAATGTTTTTGATCGCACCCATTATTCTATTCTTCGCCAGGTATGGGATCGATACATTTGTCGGCTTCCGCAGTTCTCTGGGTTATAAAGGCGCATACGGATTTTTCTTCATCTTTTTGGTTCTAACTCTCGGCTATATTGCGATTGCTTTGTTTATGGCAGGGGAGGCTTTGGTTGAAGTGGCTGTCTGGCTGGGTATGCCTTCTTTCTTTGCCAGTCCCGGGACCGGTACACCGTTTTTTGCCATATTCCTGTTTGCAGTCACGTTTATGATTACGGTGCGCGGCCCTGCAGCCATTCGGAGATTCAATCTTTTTGCAGTTCCGGCTTTCATTATTTTTCTGGTAGGGCTGGTCGCGATTATCCTGTTTGGTCAACATATTCCGGCCTTGAACTCGTTGCTTCCTACTGAACCATTTGAAACCAATTCACGTTCACTTGCCATCGCCCTTGAAATCAATATCGGTTTAGGGTTCTCGTGGCTCCCTTATTTAGGGCAATACAGCAGGCTTGCTAAAAATGAAAAGCACGCTTTTAAAGCTGGTTTCTATAGTTTTGGTGTCATCGTTTCTTTGGCATCGATTGTCGCGGCTTTTTCAACATTGATCGCAGGTTCACTGGCACCGGCAAGCTGGATGATGCCAATCGCAGGTCCATACGCCGGATTTATCGGTTTGGTGATGCTGACAGTAGCCAACGTAGGTGCAGCGATTTTCCTTATGTATTCGCAAGCGGTCAGCTTCAAAGCTTTGTTCCCGAAAAAGACATGGCTATTTTCAATGGCAACTACGATTCCTGCGGTATTCCTATTATTAAGCGCTACTTTCTATAACGCTTTCGGGTCTTTCATAGCAGTCATTTCATTTATCATGGCAAGCCTTGGCGGAATTATTATCGCCGATTACTTCTTTGTTAAAAAGCAAAAGATTTCCTTAAGGCATCTTTACGATACAGAAGGCGCCTATACGTATTGGAAAGGGGTAAACCCATCCGCACTTGTCGCGATTGCCGTCAGTGTCCTGGTTTACTGGGGGCTGTATAATCCGCTTACGTTTAACTCAAGTTCCTTATTTTTATACATGTCAGCAGGAATCCCGACTTATTTTGCAGCATTGATTTCGTATTATGTGTCCGCTAAATATATTTTCAAATATGAAGTTGATCAAGTTAACAGCACTATTGTTGTAAACACTAAAGAAACAGCAAGTACCTTAATCTCGAAAGGGGAAATTTAA
- a CDS encoding heme-dependent oxidative N-demethylase family protein — protein sequence MFTQSMDFKTTDLTTFPFPFTSGNYRYSNDLKKLQNINCVEITPEYELMIRAKRRLLEEQPDVRFQSFPHTHEMQWEVLEMLVDMAVSRYPQHFEVTKDGSNWTFKNNILAEEESFVFGDSSTLELEPLDYIGRHFHNDFVLMVQRDDNYYLEVGQVSYAALFSAHWNKGMSFNEIHGPVPFVSRKGDQLADRVRQFLHSIEAGEPWTRINWNLMANRWDVNYETMDVWAPERDLITAENAGELVRLRVEEQKFYRMPRSNAILFVLNTQFLPMEDMKLRQEWFDLTYSVLQDIPEPMAEYKGIAPYLPQTVEYLRREDEKMKANQESRA from the coding sequence ATGTTCACACAAAGCATGGATTTTAAAACGACCGATTTAACGACGTTTCCGTTTCCATTTACTTCAGGGAATTACCGCTATTCCAACGACTTGAAAAAACTGCAAAATATAAACTGCGTGGAAATCACTCCAGAGTATGAGTTGATGATCCGAGCCAAAAGACGCCTGTTAGAAGAACAGCCGGATGTCCGTTTTCAATCTTTTCCACATACGCATGAAATGCAATGGGAAGTGCTGGAAATGCTGGTCGACATGGCGGTCAGCCGTTACCCACAGCATTTTGAAGTGACGAAGGATGGCTCCAACTGGACGTTCAAAAACAACATATTAGCAGAAGAAGAGTCGTTTGTTTTTGGAGACTCCAGCACGTTGGAGCTAGAGCCTTTGGATTATATTGGCCGCCATTTCCATAACGATTTTGTTTTGATGGTGCAGCGCGATGACAATTATTACTTGGAAGTTGGACAAGTGTCTTACGCCGCTTTGTTTTCAGCTCATTGGAATAAAGGGATGTCTTTTAATGAAATTCATGGCCCTGTTCCATTCGTATCGCGAAAAGGCGATCAGCTGGCAGATCGGGTCCGCCAGTTCTTGCACTCGATTGAAGCGGGGGAACCTTGGACGCGCATCAATTGGAACTTAATGGCTAACCGCTGGGACGTTAACTACGAAACAATGGATGTTTGGGCGCCAGAGAGAGATTTAATCACGGCTGAAAATGCCGGCGAACTGGTCCGCCTTCGGGTAGAAGAGCAGAAGTTTTACCGGATGCCAAGAAGCAATGCGATTTTATTTGTTTTGAATACGCAGTTCCTGCCAATGGAAGACATGAAATTACGCCAGGAATGGTTTGATTTAACTTATAGCGTTTTGCAGGATATTCCAGAACCGATGGCAGAGTATAAAGGGATTGCGCCTTACTTGCCGCAAACGGTTGAATACTTGCGCAGAGAAGATGAAAAAATGAAAGCAAATCAAGAAAGCCGAGCATAA
- a CDS encoding PDR/VanB family oxidoreductase: protein MRVAGNIQVKVVQITRETEFVKRFRFAPTDNLLLPAFAGGAHIKTFLKKDGEVLERAYSLVSPPTERNFYEIAIRQDDYSTGGSLYWHTEVEVGTELEISFPRNHFALSYQAKHHVFYAAGIGITPFLTMAKDLEEWQTFELHYTARTAEQCAFYEQLKEQYGDRCHFHFSRSDNPQKMSPASMLDHRIGTHVYFCGPVSMVKEYRDAAASYGYPAKAIHFELFSSGQDNGPKNAFIAELIDSETTLHVGENETLLDALLKAGIDAPYACKIGGCGSCELEVAEGEVLHRDIFLTDDDRQKRNSIIACCSRAKSGKIAIKI, encoded by the coding sequence ATGAGAGTCGCAGGGAATATTCAAGTAAAAGTTGTTCAAATTACACGAGAGACAGAGTTTGTAAAGCGGTTCCGCTTTGCTCCTACCGATAATTTGCTGTTGCCGGCATTTGCAGGAGGAGCTCATATAAAAACCTTCCTGAAAAAAGATGGCGAGGTTTTAGAAAGGGCTTATTCTCTTGTAAGCCCGCCTACAGAACGGAATTTCTACGAAATAGCGATCAGACAAGATGATTATTCAACAGGGGGATCCCTTTATTGGCATACGGAAGTCGAGGTTGGTACAGAACTCGAAATCAGTTTCCCGAGAAATCATTTTGCATTGAGCTACCAGGCGAAGCACCATGTGTTCTATGCAGCAGGCATAGGCATCACGCCGTTTCTGACAATGGCGAAAGATTTGGAGGAGTGGCAGACTTTCGAACTCCATTACACTGCCCGTACGGCAGAACAATGTGCATTTTATGAACAATTAAAAGAACAGTACGGGGACCGTTGCCATTTCCACTTTTCACGCAGCGATAACCCGCAAAAGATGTCGCCGGCTTCCATGCTGGATCACCGCATCGGCACGCATGTCTATTTCTGCGGACCGGTAAGCATGGTAAAAGAATACCGGGATGCAGCAGCATCCTATGGATACCCGGCAAAAGCCATTCATTTCGAGTTATTCTCCAGCGGCCAGGATAATGGACCAAAAAATGCATTCATTGCCGAACTGATCGACAGTGAAACAACGCTGCATGTAGGAGAGAATGAAACCTTGTTGGATGCGCTGTTAAAAGCAGGAATTGACGCGCCGTACGCTTGTAAAATAGGCGGCTGCGGCAGCTGTGAATTAGAAGTCGCAGAAGGTGAAGTTCTTCACCGTGATATCTTCTTGACGGATGATGACCGCCAAAAACGAAACTCTATTATCGCTTGCTGTTCACGCGCCAAATCCGGAAAAATCGCGATTAAAATTTAA
- a CDS encoding aldehyde dehydrogenase family protein — MTVLTSVLELKNYINGEWRLAESGETSVVINPANQEVIAHAPRSSKEETEEAIRAARASFESGLWSGKTTHERAAILNAIADKIDERAEELTVLETMDNGKRKDEAAADVADAATCFRYYAGLILHPEGETYQVPDNVQAMVVKEPVGVAGLIVPWNFPLLMSVWKIAPALAAGNSIVYKPAEVTPVTAMKLFEILEEVGVPKGVANMVLGRGSIIGQTISESMDVDVVSFTGSTEVGREIMRAAAGNLKKISLELGGKSPNIVFADADFETAVDYGLFGIFLGAGQVCSSGSRILVEESIYDKYVERYVERANKIKVGPGLEEGNDVGAIVSEAQMNSILNYIEIGKAEGATLAAGGYRLTEDGLDKGFFIKPTVFTDVTNDMRIVREEIFGPVVTIQKFRTEEEAIQLANDTDYGLAGGVFSNDGAKALRVIKKIRAGITWINDYHPTYVEGPWGGYKQSGIGRSLGKYGMEDFQEVKQINTRLNVEPNGWFPS, encoded by the coding sequence ATGACAGTATTAACAAGTGTATTGGAATTGAAAAATTATATTAACGGAGAATGGCGGTTGGCTGAATCCGGCGAAACGAGTGTGGTCATCAATCCGGCAAACCAGGAAGTGATCGCCCATGCGCCGCGTTCAAGCAAAGAAGAGACGGAAGAAGCAATCCGCGCTGCGCGCGCATCATTTGAAAGCGGTCTTTGGTCCGGCAAAACGACGCATGAACGTGCAGCCATTCTCAATGCGATTGCAGACAAAATCGATGAGCGGGCAGAAGAATTGACGGTTCTGGAGACGATGGATAACGGCAAACGCAAAGATGAAGCAGCAGCTGATGTCGCGGATGCTGCAACTTGCTTCCGTTATTATGCCGGCTTGATCCTGCATCCTGAAGGCGAAACGTATCAGGTGCCTGACAATGTACAGGCAATGGTAGTGAAAGAGCCAGTAGGCGTGGCAGGATTGATTGTTCCCTGGAACTTCCCACTTCTTATGAGCGTTTGGAAAATCGCGCCTGCACTAGCAGCAGGAAACTCTATCGTGTACAAACCTGCTGAAGTAACACCGGTTACAGCAATGAAACTGTTTGAAATCCTCGAAGAAGTTGGAGTCCCTAAAGGGGTTGCGAATATGGTATTGGGCCGTGGTTCAATTATTGGCCAAACCATTTCTGAAAGCATGGACGTAGATGTTGTATCTTTCACTGGAAGCACAGAAGTGGGACGCGAAATCATGCGGGCAGCAGCTGGCAACCTGAAGAAAATTTCGCTTGAACTGGGCGGCAAATCGCCTAATATCGTTTTTGCAGATGCTGATTTTGAAACAGCTGTGGATTACGGTTTGTTTGGAATCTTCTTGGGCGCCGGACAAGTATGTTCGTCGGGAAGCCGCATTTTAGTGGAAGAAAGCATTTACGACAAATATGTTGAACGCTACGTGGAACGTGCCAATAAAATCAAAGTCGGCCCTGGATTAGAAGAAGGCAATGATGTAGGGGCAATTGTCAGCGAAGCACAAATGAACAGTATTTTAAACTACATCGAAATCGGCAAAGCGGAAGGTGCCACATTAGCGGCTGGCGGCTATCGCTTAACTGAAGATGGCCTTGATAAAGGGTTTTTCATCAAACCTACCGTCTTCACAGACGTTACAAATGACATGCGCATAGTTCGCGAAGAAATCTTTGGCCCTGTTGTGACCATTCAAAAATTCCGTACAGAAGAAGAAGCGATTCAATTGGCGAATGATACAGACTATGGTCTTGCAGGCGGCGTATTCTCAAATGACGGAGCAAAAGCGCTGCGCGTCATTAAGAAAATCCGCGCTGGCATTACGTGGATAAATGATTACCATCCAACTTATGTGGAAGGCCCATGGGGCGGATATAAACAAAGCGGTATTGGCAGAAGCCTCGGGAAATACGGCATGGAAGATTTCCAAGAGGTAAAGCAAATTAACACGAGACTGAATGTTGAACCAAATGGCTGGTTCCCCAGCTGA